The proteins below come from a single Ochotona princeps isolate mOchPri1 chromosome 13, mOchPri1.hap1, whole genome shotgun sequence genomic window:
- the LOC101527195 gene encoding cytochrome P450 2C5 isoform X1: MDPAVLLLLALSCLLLLTFWKQSSGRGKLPPGPTPFPIIGNILQLDVKDISKSLTNFSKVYGPVFTLYLGTKPTVVLHGYEAVKEALIDLGEDFAGRGRFPVLEKVNKGLGIIFSNAKSWKEMRRFSLMTLRNFGMGKRSIEDRVQEEACCLVEELRKTNASPCDPTFILGCAPCNVICSIIFHNRFDYKDKHFLKLMEKLNEDVKNLSSPWLQVCNIFPFLIECFPGICNYLLKDANYTRKFIMEKVREHEKSLDVNNPRDFIDCFLIKMEQEKNNPQSEFNYESLVITVSDLFGAGTETTSTTLRYCLLLLLKHPEVTAKVKEEIECVIGRDRSPRMQDRSRMPYTDAVVHEVQRYIDLVPTNLPHAVTRDVYFRNYFIPKGTTIIPSLTSVLHDEKEFSNPKVFDPGHFLDESGNFKKSDYFMPFSAGKRVCVGEGLARMELFLFLTTILQNFKLKSVVDPKDLDITAVANGLVSVPPPYQLCFIPV, encoded by the exons ATGGATCCAGCTGTGCTCCTGCTGTTGGCTCTCTCCTGTTTGCTTCTCCTTACCTTCTGGAAGCAGAGCTCAGGGAGAGGAAAGCTGCCTCCTGGACCCACTCCTTTCCCGATCATTGGAAACATTCTCCAACTGGATGTGAAGGACATCAGCAAATCCTTGACTAAT TTTTCTAAAGTCTATGGCCCCGTGTTCACCCTGTATTTGGGCACAAAGCCCACGGTGGTGCTACATGGATATGAGGCAGTGAAGGAGGCCCTGATTGATCTTGGAGAAGACTTTGCTGGAAGAGGCAGGTTTCCTGTACTGGAAAAAGTTAATAAAGGACTTG GAATAATTTTCAGCAATGCAAAGTCATGGAAGGAGATGCGGCGATTCTCACTCATGACCCTGCGGAATTTTGGGATGGGGAAGAGAAGCATAGAGGACCGAGTTCAAGAGGAAGCCTGCTGCCTTGTGGAGGAGCTGAGGAAAACCAATG CCTCACCCTGTGATCCCACCTTTATCCTGGGTTGTGCTCCCTGCAATGTGATTTGCTCCATTATTTTTCATAATCGTTTTGACTATAAAGATAAGCATTTTCTTAAACTAATGGAAAAACTGAATGAGGATGTTAAGAACTTGAGTTCTCCATGGTTGCAG gtctgcaatatttttccttttctcattgaGTGTTTCCCTGGAATTTGTAACTATTTGCTAAAAGATGCTAATTACACAAGAAAATTTATTatggagaaagtgagagaacaCGAAAAATCATTGGATGTTAACAACCCTCGcgactttattgattgtttcttaaTCAAAATGGAGCAG GAAAAGAACAATCCACAGTCAGAGTTCAATTATGAGAGTTTGGTAATCACTGTGTCTGATCTGTTTGGAGCTGGCACAGAGACAACCAGCACGACACTGAGGTActgtctcctgctcctgctgAAGCACCCAGAGGTCACAG CTAAAGTCAAGGAGGAGATTGAGTGTGTGATCGGCAGAGACCGGAGCCCCCGCATGCAGGACAGGAGCCGCATGCCCTACACGGACGCTGTAGTACACGAGGTCCAGAGATACATTGACCTCGTCCCTACTAATCTGCCCCATGCAGTGACACGGGACGTTTACTTCAGAAACTACTTTATCCCCAAG GGCACCACTATCATCCCATCACTGACATCTGTGCTACATGATGAAAAAGAATTTTCCAACCCTAAAGTGTTTGACCCTGGACACTTTCTGGATGAAAGTGGCAACTTTAAGAAGAGTGACTACTTCATGCCCTTCTCAGCAG GAAAACGGGTTTGTGTGGGAGAGGGCCTGGCCCGCATGGAGCTGTTTTTGTTTCTGACCACCATCTTACAGAATTTCAAGCTGAAATCTGTGGTTGACCCAAAGGACCTGGACATCACTGCAGTCGCCAATGGATTAGTTTCTGTGCCACCTCCATACCAGCTGTGCTTCATTCCTGTTTAG
- the LOC101527195 gene encoding cytochrome P450 2C5 isoform X3 encodes MDPAVLLLLALSCLLLLTFWKQSSGRGKLPPGPTPFPIIGNILQLDVKDISKSLTNFSKVYGPVFTLYLGTKPTVVLHGYEAVKEALIDLGEDFAGRGRFPVLEKVNKGLGIIFSNAKSWKEMRRFSLMTLRNFGMGKRSIEDRVQEEACCLVEELRKTNASPCDPTFILGCAPCNVICSIIFHNRFDYKDKHFLKLMEKLNEDVKNLSSPWLQVCNIFPFLIECFPGICNYLLKDANYTRKFIMEKVREHEKSLDVNNPRDFIDCFLIKMEQEKNNPQSEFNYESLVITVSDLFGAGTETTSTTLRYCLLLLLKHPEVTGVLLGI; translated from the exons ATGGATCCAGCTGTGCTCCTGCTGTTGGCTCTCTCCTGTTTGCTTCTCCTTACCTTCTGGAAGCAGAGCTCAGGGAGAGGAAAGCTGCCTCCTGGACCCACTCCTTTCCCGATCATTGGAAACATTCTCCAACTGGATGTGAAGGACATCAGCAAATCCTTGACTAAT TTTTCTAAAGTCTATGGCCCCGTGTTCACCCTGTATTTGGGCACAAAGCCCACGGTGGTGCTACATGGATATGAGGCAGTGAAGGAGGCCCTGATTGATCTTGGAGAAGACTTTGCTGGAAGAGGCAGGTTTCCTGTACTGGAAAAAGTTAATAAAGGACTTG GAATAATTTTCAGCAATGCAAAGTCATGGAAGGAGATGCGGCGATTCTCACTCATGACCCTGCGGAATTTTGGGATGGGGAAGAGAAGCATAGAGGACCGAGTTCAAGAGGAAGCCTGCTGCCTTGTGGAGGAGCTGAGGAAAACCAATG CCTCACCCTGTGATCCCACCTTTATCCTGGGTTGTGCTCCCTGCAATGTGATTTGCTCCATTATTTTTCATAATCGTTTTGACTATAAAGATAAGCATTTTCTTAAACTAATGGAAAAACTGAATGAGGATGTTAAGAACTTGAGTTCTCCATGGTTGCAG gtctgcaatatttttccttttctcattgaGTGTTTCCCTGGAATTTGTAACTATTTGCTAAAAGATGCTAATTACACAAGAAAATTTATTatggagaaagtgagagaacaCGAAAAATCATTGGATGTTAACAACCCTCGcgactttattgattgtttcttaaTCAAAATGGAGCAG GAAAAGAACAATCCACAGTCAGAGTTCAATTATGAGAGTTTGGTAATCACTGTGTCTGATCTGTTTGGAGCTGGCACAGAGACAACCAGCACGACACTGAGGTActgtctcctgctcctgctgAAGCACCCAGAGGTCACAG GTGTCCTTCTGGGCATATAG